Proteins from a genomic interval of Bacteroidota bacterium:
- the lpxA gene encoding acyl-ACP--UDP-N-acetylglucosamine O-acyltransferase, whose product MNQPLAYVHPQAKVANTVVVEPFVNIEKNVEIGEGTWIGSNVTIMEGARIGKNCRIFPGAVLSAIPQDMKFNGEDTIVKIGNNTTIREFVTIHRGTKASYETIIGDNCLIMAYAHVAHDCSIGNNVILANAAMLGGHILIDDWAIVGGMAAIHQFVHIGCHTYIAGAALVRKDVPPYVKAAREPLSYVGVNSIGLRRRGFTSEKINEIQNIYRFIYLKGYNVSQAVSLIEADFPASPERDEILSFISRSSRGIMKGYTGRPSSGRAEPM is encoded by the coding sequence ATGAATCAACCATTAGCATATGTTCATCCACAGGCTAAAGTAGCCAATACGGTTGTTGTGGAACCTTTTGTAAACATTGAGAAAAATGTTGAAATCGGCGAAGGCACATGGATAGGATCCAATGTCACCATCATGGAGGGAGCACGCATTGGCAAAAATTGCCGGATATTCCCAGGTGCTGTGCTATCAGCTATTCCGCAGGACATGAAGTTCAACGGAGAAGATACAATTGTAAAAATAGGCAATAATACGACCATCAGGGAATTTGTGACCATTCACCGTGGCACAAAGGCCAGTTATGAAACCATAATTGGCGACAACTGTCTGATCATGGCGTATGCACATGTTGCTCATGACTGCAGTATTGGCAACAATGTCATTTTAGCCAATGCGGCTATGCTTGGCGGGCATATTCTCATCGACGACTGGGCCATCGTTGGCGGGATGGCTGCCATACATCAATTCGTTCATATTGGTTGTCATACTTATATTGCAGGAGCTGCCCTGGTCAGAAAAGATGTTCCTCCATATGTTAAGGCTGCCAGGGAGCCTCTATCCTATGTTGGCGTTAACTCTATAGGTTTGCGCCGCAGAGGATTCACATCCGAAAAAATCAATGAGATTCAGAACATTTACCGGTTTATCTATCTGAAAGGCTATAATGTCAGCCAGGCTGTATCCCTCATAGAAGCCGATTTCCCTGCTTCACCCGAGAGGGATGAAATATTGTCGTTCATTTCGCGCTCCAGCCGGGGCATTATGAAAGGCTATACGGGAAGGCCGAGTTCAGGAAGAGCGGAGCCAATGTAA
- a CDS encoding 4-phosphoerythronate dehydrogenase, with the protein MINIVADDKIPFLKSVLEPFAKVVYMPGQKITHSDILRADCLVTRTRTICDKHLLQGTAIRFIATATSGHEHIDTDYCEKHNISWYHASGCNASSVVQYIASALATLSIQDGITLCGKTIGIIGAGHVGSKVAELALTLGMNVLINDPPRARNEKHDIFVTLDKILAFSDIVTIHVPLNLSGPDKTYHLCDESFFGHIRKSAYFINTSRGEVVDSKALKTAIGADRIKACVLDVWDNEPYIETGLLGMVRIATPHIAGYSADGKANGTKMCVDAINRHFQLGMEEWIIPVLPEPPRRMVTIDCSGKTPESILTEAIRMTYAIEEDHERLIKSPDTFEKQRGEYPVRREFPAYSIHIVHPVKNIGQLLEHLGFRILQ; encoded by the coding sequence ATGATCAATATTGTCGCCGACGATAAAATTCCATTCCTGAAGAGTGTCCTTGAACCCTTTGCAAAGGTGGTCTATATGCCTGGCCAAAAAATCACTCATTCAGATATTCTCCGGGCTGACTGCCTGGTCACCCGCACTCGGACGATATGTGACAAACACCTGCTCCAGGGAACAGCTATCAGGTTTATTGCTACAGCTACTTCAGGACATGAACACATTGACACCGACTATTGCGAAAAACACAACATATCGTGGTATCATGCTTCCGGATGTAATGCATCCTCTGTGGTCCAATACATTGCATCTGCCCTCGCAACACTTTCTATTCAGGATGGCATCACACTTTGCGGAAAAACCATTGGAATAATTGGCGCAGGCCATGTGGGATCAAAAGTCGCAGAACTGGCACTTACTCTCGGTATGAATGTCCTGATCAATGACCCGCCCCGGGCAAGGAATGAAAAGCATGACATTTTTGTTACACTTGATAAGATACTGGCTTTTTCGGATATTGTGACCATCCATGTGCCACTTAATCTTTCAGGACCGGATAAAACTTATCATCTTTGTGATGAATCATTTTTTGGCCATATCAGAAAAAGTGCTTACTTTATCAATACCTCCAGGGGCGAAGTCGTTGACAGTAAAGCATTAAAAACAGCAATTGGTGCAGATAGAATCAAAGCCTGCGTCCTGGATGTGTGGGATAATGAACCATATATTGAAACCGGTCTGCTCGGGATGGTCAGGATTGCCACGCCTCATATAGCAGGCTATTCGGCTGATGGCAAAGCCAATGGCACGAAAATGTGTGTGGATGCCATTAATCGGCATTTTCAACTTGGGATGGAAGAATGGATCATACCGGTTTTGCCAGAACCGCCGCGTCGTATGGTGACCATAGATTGCTCCGGCAAAACGCCCGAATCTATCCTGACAGAGGCCATCCGCATGACCTATGCAATAGAAGAAGATCATGAACGGCTGATAAAGTCCCCTGATACGTTTGAAAAACAGCGTGGGGAATACCCTGTCAGGCGCGAATTTCCCGCCTATTCAATTCATATAGTACATCCTGTTAAAAACATTGGACAACTTTTAGAGCATTTAGGATTCAGGATATTGCAATAA